CACGATAATTGGCTACAATCCCATCCTTAAAGAGGATGTGCCACGCACGGCGGAGACATTGATTGGTGGCTTTCTTGGGTTACTGGGCCCGGTCGGCAATGCCTTGTTCGCCAGGCTAAAGGAAACGAAGGCCATTCCAACGGCCATGGCATGGCTCGAAAAAGAAGTTACGGCCCTCAACTTCTCATTGGCCTACTTTAATACACTCACAGACCGGGCACTTGAGGTTGTAAGCGTCTGGACGCCCATTGACAACCTACGCAAAGCATCTGCGATTTTTGCCGAGCCCTGGCAGCGCGTAAAACGTTTTCTCGGCCGGCTTGGGCACAAAATTAAAGAGTTTGTTTTCCGAGGTGCGCTTAAACTTGTTGGTGCCCCCGTCGAACGGGTAATGGGCATTCTGAGTCAGGCTGGCGGCGTGTTGACGTCGATATTCAACAATCCGATCGGATTTCTAGGCAACCTGGTCAAGGCGATAAAAGCCGGGTTGGGCAGGTTTGTGCAAAATATCGGAACGCATTTGCTCAACGGTCTGGTGGACTGGCTGTTTGGCGCCTTGAGTAAAGCAGGGATTCAGCTTCCACAGAAGTGGGATCTGCCCGGCATTTTTTCGCTCGTCATGCAGGTGCTCAACCTGACGTACGGGGCCATCCGCGCCAAAGTGGTCAAAGTGATTGGTGAGCCGGCCGTAGCGCGCCTGGAGCAGGTATTCAGTTTTGTCAAAGACCTGATTGTTCGCGGTCCCATTGTGCTATGGGAGCGTGTGCAGGAATTCCTGGGCAACTTGCAGGAAATGGTGATGGGAGGCATCAGGTCGTTTGTGACGAGCCGGCTGGTGAAGGCGGGGGTAACCAAGTTGCTGACGATGTTTAATCCCGCCGGCGCGCTGATCCAGGCTGTGTTGGCCATCTGGAATACCATCAAGTTCTTCATCGACAAAGCCCAGCAAATTGGTTCGTTTGTAAAAGCTGTGTTTTCATCTATTGGCCGGATTGCAGCCGGCAATGTCGCTGAGGCGGCGGAATGGATCGAGAAGTCACTGGCACGCGCTATTCCAGTGTTGTTGAGTTTCTTGGCCCGGTTCATTGGGTTGGGCAATATTTCTGCGCAAATCCGGGGCGTGATTCAGCGGATACGTCAACCGATTGATAAAGCGCTGGGTAAGGTTGTGGGATGGTTGGCCGCGCAGGCACGCCGGCTTTTGGGTCGGGGTAAGGGGCAGGGTGAAGCAGCAGACAGCAAATTGAATATTGTTAAGCAGTCAATTTTGAAGCAGGGAAAAGATAAAGGGAAAGATGGTGAAGTCTCGAAAGGAGATGTAGATGCTATAACATCGAATATTCAGCAGAATCACAAATCAGTTCTTAGCTCTGTCCGTGTTACAGACAACGGTTCAAGCTGGAATTTCGAGTACATTCAACGTGCGAAAGCAAAGAAAGGGGGAGGAAGTGTTGAAGTTGCCAAGTCAATGGAGAGTGTGAAGCTATTAAATGATGTTTTACATATCCAAGGAAAACGATTCAAAGTTGGAGATGAAATAGCATATGCAAAGGGTAAGGGGTGGAGAAGAGGCCCTCATATTATCACGGCTTTTAGTAAAAGTACCGTGCGTGGGGAAGAATTTATAATGCTTAATGTCCACTCACAGCACACCAATGAACATGTTAAAATTTCGGCGATTGGGTTTCCAACTACTTGGAGAGCGCCTATTGAAGCATTGCAAGAGCTACCAGAAGATCAATTGCAAAGCTTGAATGCTGAAGAGACTTGGACAAGCTTCGAGATTGCTAAAAAAGTACTGAATTATCGTGCTCATGGTATTCAACATAAAAATCCTGCCGGCAAAGACTGGGAGCATATTGTCGAAAATCAAGCTGGAGGTAGACACAGTTCGGGAAATCTCGCATTACTTGATTCTGGAGAAAATAGTCGACTTAATGCCATTTATCAATCTAAAGCGGGGAATCGGGGAATAACTTTGGAGGGTGTTCCAGCACAAATGACCCTAAGGGATTTTCTTGCCGGAAAGAGTAAAGAGGTGATGTATGAATGGAAAAATAAAATTTATGAAAAAATAAAACTTAAATTAAAGTGGAAGAATAAGAAAAGGGGCAAGTTTCAGGTTTTGGAAAAGAATTGAGCCTAGAAATGAATAAATATTAGAATTAATTAGATTCATATGCGTAAGAACTTTTTTCGCCGGCACCGTAACCCAAAACAGGCGCCGGAAAAACAACAACAAGGCTTCTTCCAGCCAAAGCTTGCCATTGGCCGGCCGGACGACCAATATGAACGCGAAGCGGATACCGTTGCTGATTCGGTTGTGAACCAGCAGCAAGCTGCCGGAGGCCAGCAAACAGCCGTGCAGCGCAAGCCCATTGGTCGGGTACAGCGGTTAGCCACGCCAGATGAGGAAAACATGCCGGGGACCAACGACGCCCGCATGGCGGAGGATAAAGAAATCCAGGAGAAGCCGGAAGTCCAGCGCATGGGCGAAGAGGAAGAGCCCGTGCAAACGATGGGTGAAGAAGAGGAGGAGCCCGTGCAGGCAATGGGTGAAGAGGAAGAAGAACCTGTACAGGCAATGGGTGAGGAAGAGGAAGAACCCGTTCAGGCAATGGGCGAGGAGGAGGAAGAGCCTGTACAAGCAATGGGTGAAGAGGAAGAAGAACCCGTGCAGGCAAAGGCAAGTGTGCCGACGCATACCCCTGCTTACTTTAGCACACGTCTCGCTGCAAGAAGCGGTATGGGAAAGCCTCTACCCAAA
This sequence is a window from Bacteroidota bacterium. Protein-coding genes within it:
- a CDS encoding DUF4157 domain-containing protein, producing the protein MKTAETKSSTSANQRATTDATAFFEQEGSAGQLLDMGGELSTFPVQARLKIGSPDDRFEQEADATADTVVQRLAVQGATTSGDGHASRVPALSVNRFNVPLRAKQAGPEEQLQRQTEEEEQPIQEQVQRKPIFESAADPPEEEGTVQRQADTGEASGAPADFSSQLRNASGGGSPLPGDTRTEMEGAFGADFSNVRIHTGSNAANLSDSIQAQAFTHGNDIYFNEGKFNPGSTDGKHLLAHELTHTVQQGASVQRREEEIETTGDTRIQQKPVISQTSNNVQAVGNPVRSVLNRIAKNIPGWKLFTTIIGYNPILKEDVPRTAETLIGGFLGLLGPVGNALFARLKETKAIPTAMAWLEKEVTALNFSLAYFNTLTDRALEVVSVWTPIDNLRKASAIFAEPWQRVKRFLGRLGHKIKEFVFRGALKLVGAPVERVMGILSQAGGVLTSIFNNPIGFLGNLVKAIKAGLGRFVQNIGTHLLNGLVDWLFGALSKAGIQLPQKWDLPGIFSLVMQVLNLTYGAIRAKVVKVIGEPAVARLEQVFSFVKDLIVRGPIVLWERVQEFLGNLQEMVMGGIRSFVTSRLVKAGVTKLLTMFNPAGALIQAVLAIWNTIKFFIDKAQQIGSFVKAVFSSIGRIAAGNVAEAAEWIEKSLARAIPVLLSFLARFIGLGNISAQIRGVIQRIRQPIDKALGKVVGWLAAQARRLLGRGKGQGEAADSKLNIVKQSILKQGKDKGKDGEVSKGDVDAITSNIQQNHKSVLSSVRVTDNGSSWNFEYIQRAKAKKGGGSVEVAKSMESVKLLNDVLHIQGKRFKVGDEIAYAKGKGWRRGPHIITAFSKSTVRGEEFIMLNVHSQHTNEHVKISAIGFPTTWRAPIEALQELPEDQLQSLNAEETWTSFEIAKKVLNYRAHGIQHKNPAGKDWEHIVENQAGGRHSSGNLALLDSGENSRLNAIYQSKAGNRGITLEGVPAQMTLRDFLAGKSKEVMYEWKNKIYEKIKLKLKWKNKKRGKFQVLEKN